CGGGCCCTTGAGGTCGGCGCCGAGCTGTTCGACGGTCTCGACCTCGAGACCGGCCGACACGAGCTTGGCCTGTACGTCACGGCCGGTCTCGGTGGCCGGCAGGTCGACGTACTCCCGCAGCCAGGAAAGCGGGACCCGCATCAGATCTCCATCCCGAACGGCCGAGTGAACCGGACGTCACCCTCGACCATGTCTCGCATGTCTTCGACGTTGTGGCGGAACATCAGCATCCGCTCGATGCCGAACCCGAAGGCGAAGCCGCTGTACTTCTCCGGGTCGACACCGCAGGCGGCCAGCACCTTGGGGTTGACCATGCCGCAGCCGCCGAGCTCGATCCAGCCCTCGCTGGAGCAGGTGCGGCAGGGGCGGTCGGGGTTGCCGACGGACTCGCCGCGGCAGACGTAGCAGACCATGTCCATCTCGGCGGACGGCTCGGTGAAGGGGAAGAAGTTCGGCCGCAGCCGGGTCTTCATGCCCTCGCCGAACAGCGACTGGACCATGTGGTCCAGAGTGCCCTTGAGGTCGGCCATGGTCAGGCCCTCGTCCACGGCGAGCAGCTCGACCTGGTGGAAGACGGGCGTGTGCGTGGCGTCGAGTTCGTCCGTGCGGTACACACGGCCGGGGCAGATCACGTACACCGGCAGCTCGCGGTCGAGCAGCGAGCGGATCTGGACCGGCGAGGTGTGGGTGCGCAGCACGACGCCGGACTCGGTGCCGCCCTGCGGGCCCTGCACGAAGAACGTGTCCGCCTCGCCGCGGGCCGGGTGGTCCGGGCCGATGTTCAGGGCGTCGAAGTTGAACCACTCGGCCTCGATCTCGGGGCCCTCGGCGACCTCGTAGCCCATGGCCACGAAGACGTCCTCGATGCGCTCCGACAGCGTGGTGAGCGGATGGCGGGCGCCGGCCGGCACGCGGTCGTAGGGCAGTGTGACGTCCACCGCCTCCTCGACCAGGACGCGCTGGTCGCGCTCGGCCTCCAGCTCCTCCTGGCGGACGGCGAGGGCCTTGTTCACGGCGCCTCGGGCCTGGCCGACGAGCTTGCCGGCGGCGGCCTTGGCGTGCGGGGGCAGGGCGCCGATCTCTCGATTGGCCAGGGCCAGCGGGGAGGCGCCGCCGGTGTGGGCGACCTTGGCCTCCTGGAGCGCGTCGAGGGAGCCCGCGGCGGCGAAGGCGGCGAGCGCCCCGTCCCGCATGCGCTCGATCTCTTCCGGTTTCAAGGCCTCGACCTCTACAGGGTCGTACGACTTATTCGGTGCCGACATCTCTTCCCGTGCTTCCGATTGGCTGGCTGAAGGTCCCCGTCCCCGACTCACGCAGAGGTCAGAGGGCCGTCCATGGGACACAAAGGTGCCAAAGGCCGAGTCTAACGGGGTGGAGGTATACGGATGCGCCCGCG
This window of the Streptomyces sp. NBC_01275 genome carries:
- the pheS gene encoding phenylalanine--tRNA ligase subunit alpha, with translation MSAPNKSYDPVEVEALKPEEIERMRDGALAAFAAAGSLDALQEAKVAHTGGASPLALANREIGALPPHAKAAAGKLVGQARGAVNKALAVRQEELEAERDQRVLVEEAVDVTLPYDRVPAGARHPLTTLSERIEDVFVAMGYEVAEGPEIEAEWFNFDALNIGPDHPARGEADTFFVQGPQGGTESGVVLRTHTSPVQIRSLLDRELPVYVICPGRVYRTDELDATHTPVFHQVELLAVDEGLTMADLKGTLDHMVQSLFGEGMKTRLRPNFFPFTEPSAEMDMVCYVCRGESVGNPDRPCRTCSSEGWIELGGCGMVNPKVLAACGVDPEKYSGFAFGFGIERMLMFRHNVEDMRDMVEGDVRFTRPFGMEI